A genomic window from Silene latifolia isolate original U9 population chromosome Y, ASM4854445v1, whole genome shotgun sequence includes:
- the LOC141634327 gene encoding uncharacterized protein LOC141634327 has product MYEEDIPKRPLGYGFGVKGSDVFGVHGILRKETFKSGDSSSLELKHVEKVQNMEEAVLSLTKDKEELQTKLNETNSILYKILEGMSSGMPSPEIAQLAKSSLNSQISDSTNGGSASG; this is encoded by the exons ATGTATGAGGAAGATATCCCTAAACGCCCGTTAGGCTATGGTTTCGGCGTGAAAGGAAGTGATGTATTTGGGGTGCACGGTATCTTAAGGAAAGAGACTTTTAAATCTGGAGATAGTAGTTCTTTGGAACTCAAGCATGTGGAAAAGGTGCAAAATATGGAAGAGGCTGTTCTAAGTTTGACTAAGGACAAAGAAGAGCTGCAAACCAAGTTGAATGAGACGAATAGCATCTTGTATAAAATATTGGAAGGTATGAGTTCGGGAATGCCGTCGCCCGAGATAGCCCAACTTGCAAAATCATCCTTGAACTCACAG ATATCAGACTCAACTAATGGTGGCAGTGCATCCGGATAA